The window GATCCTCCCAGCAAAAAGTTACATTATATCTGGAAGATCTCTTAGTCCATCCTTTTATTCAGTACAACATTAAACATCACCTAGGCAAGTACCATCTCTAAGCTTATTTCATAGTGTGGTTTACTGCAATGTGATTAATTTGCACTTTATCTTTTGTTTGAGTTACATTGTCCTGATGGACCCTTGAAATTTGACTGTTTTTTCACCACATTTAGGTCTTTGCGCGATGGTACCGAGCGCCAGAGTTACTGTTTGGTACTAAGCAGTATGGATCTGCCGTTGATGTTTGGGCTGCTGGTTGTATTTTTGCCGAGTTGCTGCTTAGACGACCATTTCTCCAGGTTTAACAGCCTCTCAGTTTTCTCAATATGGTCACTATATTTATTCATTTGAATCTATGTCTGATTAAGATATATTGTCTTTGACTCTGAATGTAACATGTGTATGGCTAAGTACACTGTTCATTGATGATGTGATAACTGCATGGGTGAAACAGTTTTTATGTCACAACTCAAAACATTGTTTTGAAAGCTCGACCGGACTGTAAGTACAGCTGGGAAAAACTGGAAATTGGTCTGCTCCTGTGGAGTTCTTGTGTTGTCCCAGAAAGTAGACCGCTTTGAGCCCGCTAATGGATTAATTAAACAAACTGCTTTCATGTGTGACTTAATTTAAGGTAAAAATGTGTAACTTAATTTAATGTTAAAaaaatgtactccctctgtaacaTTTTATAAGACGTGTTAGAGTCCATGGCAGTGtccaaaaacgtcttatattatgtTACAGAGGGAGTATGACTTAATTTCTTTTTGGAGGATTTAAACATTTGACAGTAGATTGTGTGAACCGGGAGCTAATTGCTCCTAGCCACACAGCATGCAAGCATTTATGCCAGACGTGTTAAAACTGAAAAGAAACAAAATACAGCAGTGATAAAGAAAGGTTCAAATGAAGTAAGCTCGGTTCATATTTTGGTATACCTGTTTTCTTGTTCGCACAAATATGTAGTTCAACTTCACAATATTGTTTTTTTGGTAATCAGTGGGGCTGGTTTGCATATAAATATTCTCTTGGCTAGGTCAATGACTAGGTTCCAGAGATATGGTTGTGGTTGGTACTAAGGCTGCTTTACCAGATTTAGTTAATTCCCTTGAACTGTACTTTCTTTTTTGCCCAGAATTGGCGAAATCTAAACCTAAAAGTAAATACCATGTTGATTTTGGTTTCTCAAGCTTGGCAGGAAAAATGCATCACTTCTCTTCTTCCTTCCAATCTCTTGTGTATAAATGATGCCTTGTGTTTTCCTCCTCCCcatctgatattatagtcttttgTTTATTTGGTTATGTGCACTCTGTACATGCATAATATGTTTTGGGTGAACATATAGCTGAGAGTAGGGTGCCTACTTGTTTTAACTACAGAAAGGTTTTCAGTGTTCACTGTTCTGGGCACTTCTGGTTACCCAGTAGGGTACCACTGAAAATTGAACTTTTACTTACTGGTTATCATTCTGCCTGTATTATAAAACTCTGTGGACTTGATCTGAGGTACAAATATATCGAGGAATCTGTGTGGCTAGATAACATGAACGTTTAATGTTGGTGAATCGACCATAACTATGTTTCATTCAAGTGAATGATCGAGCATTTTTTATTAAGGCCAGTTGTCGCAGTCTGTTTTCTTACCCCCCCCCCCAGTCCAATCGATCTTGTGTATTGGAAAGTTCatggatgcggttcatcatggtAGCGGAAGGTGAAAAATATGAGAACCGGTGCCGGTTATAAGTGAACTAGAAGTATGTATTTGCTGATATTTTATCAAAAAAAATGTCTAACAAATGGTACCACATATGATGATTACTCATGCTTTGGAGAAACAATGCCCTATAGTCTATAGTCATCATTTAGGACAGCATTCCCACATGTGGCTTTTCTAAGCATTGGTTTCTTAAATCCTTTAGGATGCTACTTCTAAAGAATGACCTTTCCTGGATTAATCCTTGGGGAGGGTGACAAACATTCCTTTTGGGTGGCATGTTTAAGGGTGTGCCTTGGTTTGAAACTGCGAAACTCTAGTTTAAGTAAATGATTGGCAACTTCCATTTTGGCATTTGACGAGCTTTCAGGGGCACTCCAAGTTACTAAAATTAAATGATGCAGGGTTCTAGTGACATTGATCAACTCGGGAAGATCTTTGCGGCATTTGGAACCCCAAAGTCTTCTCAATGGCCAGACATGGTTTGCCTTCCAGATTACGTTGAATACCAGTTTGTCTCTGCTCCTCCTCTTCGTTCGTTGTTTCCAATGGCCAGTGACGATGCTTTGGATCTTCTGTCAAGAATGTTTACATATGACCCAAAAGCAAGAATCACTGCTCAGCAGGCTCTAGAACACAGGTATGCTGATGTGAATGTGACCGACCAGAAACACGAGCCTTTCTCTGTTACCAGTATGCCTAACGAAACTGTGCTCATGTTTCATGTGAAGGTACTTCTCATCAGTACCAGCTCCAACAAAACCAAATTTGCTGCCAAGGCCAAAGCTGAAAGGGGACCCAGGGAATGACAAGATACCTGATCTGAATCTGCAGGGCGGCCCTGTCGTTGTGTCCCCGCCAAGGAAGTTGCGCAGAGTGTCTGCCCCTGATGGGATGGAAATCAATGCCCATCGAGCAGAGAAAGCAGAAGAGCATCCTACTACAGGCATGAGGCGCAGCGAGGGCATGTCCAGTCAGAGTTCTAGAATACCAATGTCAGTTGATGTTGGAGTTGTGTTTGGCACACGACCAGCTCCTCGACCAACATTGAATAGGTAAACAGCACTAGTATGACCACTGGAACTTATTCCAGTTTTTAAAATGTGACCAGTGAGCCTATTGAATCTAGGATTATATTTATTCAGCTCTCTTCATGTGAAAAATTGACCATTTAAACCTCTTTTGCAGTGCTGACAAGTCGCGTCTAAAAAGGAAATTAGATATGGATCCTGAATTCGAGTACGCAGAGTAAAAGAAGTTTGCGTGCATCATTTTCCCCCTCACCGGTGTGTTGATTTTTTCTACATATTCTTTGAAGAGGCAATTCCAACAAAAGAATGTGTCCAAAGCCATAAAAGCTTCACTGAAGGTCGCCGACACAATCAACTGTGCTGCCCAGCCAAGCTCATTCCTATAATGTGAAAGTGAAGAGATGTGTCGCTGATTTACGCCAAGAGGCATGCACAGGTGATTCCTATAATTAGCCGATTTCCATGAGGAAGGCCCCTCCTCAATCTGTAACCTTCATTGGGTACGTGAGTTTGCTCCGGCGAGAACCCGAGTCTGTAATCTTTATCGGATATATAAACATTTTGTTCTTGTGTGGACATTGAGCTTTTGAGTGTTGTTTAGTCGGACATGTTAGGTGCAGTAATTCCTGTAACCAAGAGCAGGTTATAATATTATATGTTGATTCTTGTAAGACGATGTAACAGTGAGTGCATTGGCGGACACAAAGGAAAAATGAAAGAAACTCAAGTGTTGATTCCAGATGAGTTGTTGTTGCAGTATTATAATTGCAGTGTTTAGCAACATTTTTAATGCATTCAATACTTAATAAATATTTAGGCATCAACATGCAATTCTTCATTTTCAGCTgatcaacttaaacatgtttcTAACTTTCTACTGTATTGCATGTAAAAGTTAAGGATTTTTTTTCTATTTCAAAAGAGAAAAGTCCACTTTTCGACCTT is drawn from Aegilops tauschii subsp. strangulata cultivar AL8/78 chromosome 1, Aet v6.0, whole genome shotgun sequence and contains these coding sequences:
- the LOC109764174 gene encoding cyclin-dependent kinase D-1; protein product: MASGGGDDAGEKRVTDRYLKREVLGEGTYGVVFKAIDTKTGETVAIKRIRLGKYKEGVNFTALREIKLLKELKDPNIIELIDAFPYKGNLHLVFEFMETDLEAVIRDRNIVLSPADIKSYIQMMLKGLAFCHKKWVLHRDMKPNNLLIGAEGQLKLGDFGLARIFGSPERNFTHQVFARWYRAPELLFGTKQYGSAVDVWAAGCIFAELLLRRPFLQGSSDIDQLGKIFAAFGTPKSSQWPDMVCLPDYVEYQFVSAPPLRSLFPMASDDALDLLSRMFTYDPKARITAQQALEHRYFSSVPAPTKPNLLPRPKLKGDPGNDKIPDLNLQGGPVVVSPPRKLRRVSAPDGMEINAHRAEKAEEHPTTGMRRSEGMSSQSSRIPMSVDVGVVFGTRPAPRPTLNSADKSRLKRKLDMDPEFEYAE